From the genome of Falco biarmicus isolate bFalBia1 chromosome 2, bFalBia1.pri, whole genome shotgun sequence:
AACCCCGTACTACCGGTGTGCCTGGGCACTGTGCGATTACCACTGGTAGGACAAGGAAGATATATTGGTCAGTTGCTCTTGTTTCTGgttaggttttgttttcagtcttaGATTTTATTGTGACATATGGGTtgctgtgtatttaaaaaaaaaaccaaaaaacttgcTCTTtatttaaacttatttttaaatcttggaACTCATATTCTACCATTGTGGATGCAGAGCCACCCTCAGAAACACTTAGTGAATCTTCCTGTTGAGCAGCAATGCGCCGCAGCACTGAGGAGCTAGGCCTTTCACAGTCGTGACACTGGGCTCGTGGTAGGGACAGAAATTAAGCAATGTGTCTGATCTATAGCCTTCTTATAGTTTTGTGTCTGTGCAATACCTGGCTAACGCAGGACAGTTAAAACCCTCCATGACATCCACCTTGGTGGTGGTAGTTGACATTCTTACAACAGATTTTATTTGCTACTGCTCAGCGTTCTTCAGGCGGAATAAAGCTTTAGTGATAATGACAAGTTTCTTTATCCTCTAATAGTTTTAAATCAGTTTAGTGTTTGGGAGTGACCAAGAGACATAGACTGAGATGCTATTTAGAGCTTCAcgggtgagggtttttttctgacattttgaaagagtacctgctttcattttaaggTTCTGGTCCCACTGCTGTATTAGTCCTACATCCCACTGAGCTCCTTGCACTGGACGAAGCAAAGAATCAGTACTCTTCCAAGGATGATGTCTTCAGATAGACAGTTATTCATTCATGGCATTGAGCTGCCATAGCCTTAGAAGCCAAATAAGCTGAATTTACAGAAAACACCTTTTTGCATTGTGGTCTTGTTGCTTAGCGAGTCCCCCCTGGGGTTCTTCGTGACTTTTCAGAGTGGTGACAAAGTAAATGGGTACCTGGAAGTGTGATCAAGAGGTTTGTTTGATAAGTACTTCTAAACTGGCACCAGAATATTATTAGTTTTATcggtatttttctgtgtttgatatGCAACTAGTATAATATGTGGAAATACTTGTTGTAAAAGTAGTTTCACAACAGACTCTAGGTGTTTGAAAGGATAGATTTCATTGTGTATGAAACTAGTTCTGTTGGGAAAATAGAGAAGTAAAAAAGTGAAGACAACTTTCATGCCCTTTTACAACAAGCAAAGGCAGTAGAAGTAGGGTATGAATGCGTTTCattgtgctgtttcttctctcAGCTTCTGCTTATGTCTTATATATTTTGGCAGGAACTTAGCGCATTTCATGAGTAGAAATACATGAACACTTCTTGAGcaccaagaagaaaacattctcCAATTGTGAGACTTATTCAAGGAATTACTCTTAGTTGAGAAATCCATGCCAACACTGTACTATAAAATACTCAAGTCCATGGATACCTTTGTAATTATATCAGTACTCAGACAATTTGGGGGTGACTTGATGTGGTTTACAAATAATGCTGTAGAAAATTATGCAAACACAGAGTTTTCCTTTCAGGGAACTGATTGAAATTTTGGCAATTTCTAGAAACCAGAAGCTTCCACAACCAGGAGAGGAAAGCCAGGTAAGCTGACTTTCtaaactgtatttctgtgggTAAGCACAACgctttatttgtaattttttcccctttttttttctttctttgtccttGTCTATACTCAGACTAGTGGTGATGATGGGATTTTGGCTGCATTACAAAGGCATTCTTGGTCCtcatgttgggttttttgtttgtttattagtTGTATGATTCATAGGCTGTTTCTGCaaactgaggaagaaattttaattttttgtgcaAACAGAAATACTCCAGTGGATGTCAGTTGCTGTCCTTTGCAGCACAATTGCGGGTGTGTTGTTACTCTAGCTAAATTAAGTTCTACAAAACTCTTGTTCAATAGATCCTGGAACTGCTGATTCAGAGAGATGGTGAGTTTCAAGAACTAATGAAGTTGGCGGTTGATCAGGGGAAAATCCATcatgaaatgcagcttttagAAAAGGTAGTAGAAAAGAGGGATAATGAtattcagcagctgcagaaacaacTAAAAGAAGCAGAGCATATACTGGTAAGTTCACAATGATGTGTTTGCTTTTGAGCATCTACTTGTGGTTGTTCTGGAGGAAGTGGTGTGTTAAGTTGCGAagatacaaatatttaaaacttcatAAGAGCttagcatttgttttttttttccagtaatcAAATACTGTTATCATGctattcagttttgttttataatgctaattttcttccaaacctactttgtgtattttgaaaatgttcacTGAATAGTGTCTCTCTTAAAATGCaagtaaatgcaaaaaattattcacagaaCTGACTTTATGTAGAAATTTACAAGTTAAAGATGCATTGAAGATTTGGTTtaatttgttggggtttttttacaactAGGCAACAGCTGTTTatcaagcaaaggaaaagctgaaatcaattgaaaaagcaagaaaaggtgAGTATCCATGATTGCACATACTACATAAATGCAGTTGTAAAGAATGTTGCAAGTGAGCTGAAGttagggttgttttttggtttggtttttaattatCATCACAGATTTTTGGATGCTTTATGTGTaaacaaatttctgtttcattatgaACCTATAACTCAATAAAGGcaggaatttattattttttgtggcAAGCAtatctttaatattaaatttaaagcatttcagtactCTTCTTGGACTGATAATAGTGTATCTGGTTAACTTAAGTATCTCATCAAATCACCTCAGGAGGTTACTGAGGAAAGGGAGACAATGTTGGTATGCATATCCATTGTATTTGAAAGACTGGCTAGCTGGTGACTCTGGTTTGTATTTGTAGCAATTCCTGCCTATCAAGTGaaactgacttttttcttttcctgtaggAGGccttttcttggtgtttttttataGTGTCTTAACATTTTGTATATTTCTTctagaaaaatcaagaaatatgtaaaatttCTCTTTACTGTAATACAGGCATATATTTAGAAGGGCTGCTACCTGTATGCTCTACATTTACTagacaaacacatttctttacTATGGAAAATTCCATAATAGAGCAGGTCCTGAAGTTTTCTTGCAAATTGCGCTTGTCAAGTACGCTGCTTAGGAgactgatttgtttttttcacaagGTTGAAAAACTGCTGACGTGGCTGTAAAATCAGTTCACTGAAGCTCACGCTTACATAGTCTAAGAATCCTCCAAGCAGTCATTGTCAAACGTTAAGAGCATGcttcaaatacaaaaatacattccCAATCTTTTAGATATTAGTGTGCAGTCTTCTGAAATAATATAATGATGCAGTCTCCTGACAATATGGTaacttttcttccattcttccaGGTGCCATTTCCtctgaagaaataattaaatatgcCCATAGGATCAGTGCTAGCAATGCTGTTTGTGCCCCTCTGACGTGGGTACCAGGTAACTTACCATGTTTATGacaacagatttttaaactttttttatttctaataataaaGCATGGTCAGTATCTGGTCTTAGGATGCTTATACAGTGAAAAACACTGGGGTTTATTAGAGTAacattgttttcagctgttctaTCTaatattttcaacaaaaatgGATATAAAAGTCCTGTACGTCTTCAAAAGGATATGAAACTGCATGCTTCCATTAATTGACTGgcctcctctgctctcctttgtTCGCTTTTTTCCTCTGAACGTTGGCCCCAGTTGTAAGTTAGAACCAAGTATGTTGAAGTCTTTTCCATGTGCTTGATtgttttccctcctgccccttataatattttcttcagaggaTGTTAGTAATCAGTGGAGTCAGAAGCAAGGCTTTCGTTTTGTCAGGTTTCAGTTTTGGGAACTATCCTCCTTGTCCAAAATgggaatgtgttttttttctaatctctGCCCTTGCTGTTTAGCTGTGAAGTAGCAGGGAAAGCAAAGATATCTTCTAAATGtgaggttggttttgttttgattacttttaatgtgctttttatgCCAAGTTTGAATGAACAAAGAAGGTCTTAAGTGGAAGACACAGGTTTGGATTTTAACAAAACAGGTGTGATGCTCATTGCTGATCCAAGCAATCAGAGTATGtttcattttgggttttgtttggtcaGGAAGCTaggcactgaagaaaaaattgatGTCTGCAAGACAAgtaaatatataaacacatccttttgcttttcttcttaaaggGGACCCACGTAGGCCATATCCTACAGATCTGGAAATGAGGAGTGGGCTCTTGGGTCAGATGAACAATCCGTCCACCAATGGAGTTAATGGACACTTACCAGGGGATGCACTTGCAGCAGGTAGACTGCCAGgtaaaagaaattcagttttattttgcttttctttcttccttgtacAGTCACAGCAATTACACATTTCCCTTAGCAAAGGCAAATCAGagttaaaataatgaaaattacgGCTAATATTGTTCCTGAGCAGTGAAGATCTAGTAAATAAAGTTAACAATTAGAAATTTTATGCTAAATCGTGCTGCAGACACTACAACTATATCTATATAAACAAAACTCACTTCTTTACCCTTCAGTTATTTTGAATTGCTGTAAAGTAAGTGATAACAAATCATGTtagaaagaagcattttcaaagcaatctTTTCTTAGTAGTGATGACAGAAAGTATGGAATTGTGAAAGctgtatttggaagaaaagaggTTTATTGTCATCCCCTACGTTTCTTTAAGTCTACACTCTGTATAGCAAGACTGATTAGTTCTGGATTGAAGAGGCATTGCAGGGACAACTGGTGAGGTAGTACCTTGAGTGTAGGAACTGAGCTTTAATCTATTAATTTGCTTAGTGAAATGGGTGCTTCCGTTGACTTTAATGGGATTCATTCACTCATGCTGAAATAGAATTTGGTAGTAAATTGTAGTAACTGAATCAAGAATTCAGTGGTTCTGTACTTGTGCAGTATTAGTCTACCATGGTTAGactaaaatgtggaaaaattcTCAGTTTGGATTTATAGGAGGCCTGTAACAGTTCTTACCTGTCCGTTAAG
Proteins encoded in this window:
- the MED4 gene encoding mediator of RNA polymerase II transcription subunit 4, giving the protein MAAAAAAGGGGERSSTRDRLLAALEDLELLARELIEILAISRNQKLPQPGEESQILELLIQRDGEFQELMKLAVDQGKIHHEMQLLEKVVEKRDNDIQQLQKQLKEAEHILATAVYQAKEKLKSIEKARKGAISSEEIIKYAHRISASNAVCAPLTWVPGDPRRPYPTDLEMRSGLLGQMNNPSTNGVNGHLPGDALAAGRLPDVLAPQYPWQSSDMSMNMLPPNHSNDFMLEPPGHNKENEDDVEVMSTDSSSSSSDSD